The following nucleotide sequence is from Drosophila takahashii strain IR98-3 E-12201 chromosome 3L, DtakHiC1v2, whole genome shotgun sequence.
ttgccttttttaacaaatttttagtaagttataaaaagcacgggtatcatgtttttttaattatttcattttttcaaaaatgtcaaaggaataactgttattcataaaaatcaaaaaataacagttattttttgagttttattataaaaatcaaaaaataacagttattttttgagttttattataaaaatcaaaaaataaaaatcattacggatttttaaactacaatggctaatcaaaattgtggtgtatttaaaaagttcttaggacccttctaagtgcgtgatttttttgtatgaaaaatttacaataacagttatttttgttCCCTGGTTTAAGCCCAACGAGTCCCACTGTATTTCACTGGCGTTGCAATCTCCAACTCCATGCTGAACAAGTAATCCGGAGTTTCGGGGAAGAATCTGTCCCCCTATCGCTATGCAGAACCCAACATACAGACCCCCACCCATTCTCGACCCATGAATTATGTGACTTATTAAAACGTCATTCGAGCTGACAAGTTGCCTTTGCCACTGTCGTTTGTCCACATGGCCTCAGATTACCTGGTACCTGGTACCTCCGCAGCCCGATTCCTTGGATGAGCAGGAAACTTCTAATTGTTATATACTGTCCATCCGTCTTGGCTCCTTCGATTGCCAgaatgtgtgtgagtgtgctgTGAGGTGGGCCATTGTTTATGCTCCTCCGTATCCCGGCAATCAATGAGCTGCCAGCCCAGCCTTGCCGGCTTCatcaatttgcatttataattttcagaCTGATTGACTTTTGGGGTTTCGCCTCCGCTGCTGCTTGCACAAAATGGATAACCCCTGTGATGACAGACAGGGTTGCACAGAAGGTGCTTGCATTGGAAGTGCCGCAGTAATCCCATTTGTAGGAGCTAACAAGACTGTCGGAAGAAATAATCCAGCTAAATGTGgagtatttaaaaagtgttggCGACACTTGGCCCTTAAATGTACAAATAACAAGTTTGATCGTGTTTAAGAATTGGTCGTGTAGACAAGTTCGGAGTCGATGCTTTCGATGGCGATgcttaaatatacaaattggTTAGATGTCCTGATATTAATGAATGGCATTAGAATTAGCATTAGTACAAAAAATTATCACCAAATCACCGTTTTTTTATCAGCTTTACTTTTAAAGGTGATGCCCAGTCAAACATCGATATTtccaacaattaaaaaaatcgatgcatcgatgttttcattGACGTTTCTCCACCTCCAAGCTTAATCTGTCATCTTTCAAGAAAGTTAATCAACAACAAATCGATTGAGGATAATTCGGTAAGCGCGTCTGTTTGAAGAAcagtatttatttagaaaaccatatacatatatatgtacatacattcGCATTTCAGCTTGGCAGCAGTTTGATACCGGAGTCccaaataatgtcaaaattcGGGGAAGAAAGGGACTGCTTAATTAAATCGATAAAGGAAAGCATTGCACTATACGAAGCGCCTTACAAACTGAATCGGGACacaattgcatctttaaattCAGCTCTCAAATCGAATAAAGATGAGTCACTTGTCGCTAATATTCAGCAAAAGGTTTATGAGCTGCAAGTATTAACGAATAAGAAGAATGAAGTAGTAACCACCGACAATCCTAAAACATGTGACAAATCGAAGGatgattttatttctaagCTGCAATTTGAATCGCAATCGAAAAATAATGAACTTGACCAATTTAATGAGAAACACTCTAAGCTCAAAAAAGAGCTTTGCGAACAAGAAGCAAAAATAGTGAACTACAGACTATAACAAACTAAATtgcactttaaaataaattcgctTAAATTGGTTATTTCCAAACTGAAATCCGATTCGAAAGAGAAAGATAACAGCCCTACATATGTAAAAGggataaattaaaactaaaacaagagTCGAAAGAAAAGAGCCGTAGACTAGACCGATATAAAAAAGACTTAATAGGCAAGGACTTGAGTATTTCTCAGCTAAAAAAAGCGTCTGAAGAAAAGgacaaacaattaaaaacatatacattaAAAGCTAACAGGAAAGAAAACGAGCTAGCTAAATGTAAGAATTCTATTAAAAAGAAGGACAAACTTATTTCTAAACTGGTAGCTGAATCGCAAGGCAAAGatggtacacacaaaaaaatttgcttggtaaaattgaccaacaaagatagttacgtaactattaaaatagtaacgtgtattttgttttttctttgggtttgtgtcttttctaattgtgtgtattttgttgtttcggaatgactatttacttagtagaattgacaattttgctggttggggcctgttggggccaattattacagttgattttaccaagttttttttttgtgtgtaccctCGCCATATGTAATGAGATAAACTTAAAGCTAGAAAATACGTTGAAGGAACAGTCTGCCAAATATAATTTACAACTAAAGAAGAAAGAAGATGAACTAGCCAAGTTAAATGCTAAATCTTActgacaaattaatttaatactttGGACGATCTTATTTCTACACTTGCATCTGAATCAGGCTCACCTTTCACTGTTCTTTAGTTACAAGGTAAAAGTTAATCTTACTATGTAGGaacttgaaataaaatataatttacaactaaagaagaaagaaaatgAACTAGCCGAGTTAGTGGCCAAAAATGCTATATCTAACTGACAAATTGAATCAATACTAAGGACGATCTTAATCAGGCTCAGACCTTCCTGTTCCTCAATTATAAGGTAAAATTCACTCTAAATATGTatgaacttaaaatatttgtatttattatttaaatttcagatGCAGGaatcttaaatataaatcagaagggtggtggtggcgtaaaaataatgtaatgtaagGTACCGATCaaactgaaaaataaacaaaagcttTTCAATTACCAAgaagtacacacaaaaaaaaaacttggtaaaatcaactgtaataattgtcaaacaggccccaaccagcaaaattgtcaattctactaagtaaatagtcatttcacaacaacaaaatacacacaattagcaaagacacaaacccaaagcaaaaacaaaatacacgtaactattttaatagttacgtaactatctttgttggtcaattttaccaagcaaatttttttgtgtgtttaatcaaataaaacctGATGTTTGAATTCAAAATCCTCACGATCGggcgaaaacaaaacaaagtggCTTAGTGTTTagtgatttatttatatacaaagtttttaaattctaagcTTTCCAAGCAAAACTAAATTAGAATGCCTGTCCACAAAGCTCCGAACTGCATGGTaaaattgttgctgctggtgtgGAAAAACTTTTCCTTGCTTCCCGGTCGACCGTGCTACATTATCAGTCTCTTCATTTTCTTCGCAATCCTGCCATTTTTATGTATGTTACTTAGGGTTATAAAGGACTTAAGGAAGCAAGTAACCGTACCAGAACCATTACCAACTGTTGgacttttaaaatcttttccgTAAGCCATGCTCTTTTGCCTTTTTCTAAGATGGAATTCTAATTTTTCATGTCAATAGTGAAAACATTTATTACGCACCTCAAACTAATATGCTCACGTCGCTTGtggaacaattaaaaaaaactaaagtcACAGGCTTTAAAAATTCGATTAAACTTCATGAGGCGTTAGTCGGTTTTGATGGCATGAGTGTGATTGGAATTCAATTTGACCACGGCTATTTGGAATGGCCAGATAAATTATCTTTCGCCCTGCGTGCTCCTATAAAATCTGGTGCAGATGCTGAGGATATGTTATCAAAGGAGGGATCTCTACTGTATCAAAGCAATTTTTTAAGCGTTCAGCAGGCATTGAGCCAAGCGCATATTACATACAAGCTCAAGCAATTGGGCAAGGATCGGGAGAATATTACGTTTCCAGAAATTAGGGACCTTCCCTCCCCACtaatttataaatcaaaatactCATTTGCTTTACAAAGCCTCGCAAAACTTGTAATTGAAATCATAATATTCTTCGTGGTCGTCAGTTCGACAAAGGTAGGTTCACCGAAGTTTTACCATAATGTCTAAATTTCTCCGTTACAGTATATTGTCCAAGAAAAGGAACTCCAGCTTAAGGAGACACTTCACCTATTGGGTGTTGGCTCCGGCTTGCAGTGGCTGGCATGGTACATCCAGAACTTCATAGTGCTTTCGATCGGATCGGCGATAATAACGTTCTGCTGGAAAATCACCCTAACAAAAGAGGGCATAAGCTTCCTGCCGTTTACCCATTGGTCGATAGTCCTCTTCGTTCTGCTTGTGCTTAGCCACTGCATGATCTGCTTTAGCTTCCTGATGAGCAGCCTCATCTCCACGACGCGTCACGTCTCCCTGATCACAATCCTGACCTTATTTGCCACTAATCTTCCCTTTTGGGTCTTTCATTCCGTTGGATGTGCGGAGGGGCTAAGCGCCTTCGTCGGCCTTTTCATTTTGTCCGGTTTGAGCTTATTGGCCACCAGCGTTACCGATTGGGAGTCCTATGGTGACGGCCTGCAGTGGGATAATCTTTTCGTGACCTCATGGCCAGGCGACTCAATATGCGTTGGATATATCTTGCTAGTAATGCTTCTGGCCAGTTTGCTATCCCTGATCATCTGCCTATACGTGGAGAAGATCCGTCCAGGTTCTTACGGGGTATCTCGTCCCTGGCATTTCCTCTGCACCTGCTGTTGCCCCACCGAAAGTCTCGTGCCCTACAAGCGGGTCTTGAACAGGATTCTCGGCATGCATCGGGCTACTCCAGATGTTGAGCGACACGAACCTAAATTTTTCGAGGCAGATCCGCAGGATAAAACCGCCGGCGTTCAGATCAGAGGTCTCAGCAAGACCTTTGGCAAGATGGAGGTCGTGAAAAGCGTGAGTTTTGATATGTTCGAGGACCAGATTACGGTGCTAATGGGGCACAATGGAGCGGGCAAGACGACGCTGATCAGCATGCTGACTGGATTTCTTTCGCCCACTTCCGGAACGGCACTGGTAAATGGCTATGACATCCGAAAGGAACGAAACAAGGCCCGAAGCTGTATCGGCCTGTGTCCGCAGCAGAATGCCCTCTTTAAGAACCTTAGCTCGGCCAAACACATCTGGCTCTTCAGCCGGCTGCGAGGACTGAGGGGCGCGGAGGTCAAGGCGGAGGTGGACAAGTATCTGGAGAAGCTTAATCTGCAGGAAAGGAGGAAAACGGCAGCACGAAATCTCTCTGGCGGAACCCAGCGTCGACTGAGCGTCGCCTGTTCGCTCTGCGGAGGTGTCAAGGTATGATTCCTAATTAATCTAAAAGTATgtataaaaaaccaaattttgataattcattttgaaatttgtttgccCAGAAAACGATTGAAACTTGAGGGATTGACactaaatttatttagttttaatgacGTTTCATTAGATTTAATACCAgacattaataaaaatactacacacaaaaaaatttgcttggtaaaattgaccaacaaagatagttacgtaactattaaaatagttacgtgtattttgtttttgctttgggtttgtgtcgtctctaattgtgtgtattttgttgttgtggaataactatttacttagtagaattgaccgttttgctggttggggcctgtttgacaattattacagttgattttaccaagttttttttttgtgtacttatttaaatttcggtttttgttataATAATTTAGTAATACTgctaataatacaaataattatacaataattctacacacaaaaaaaaactatgtaaaattaacatagaaaaaaagtatttcactattttctgaagtttttatgtattttgttggtttattttttgggtcattgaatagtatttaacaattaaaatattagtaaACCTATTTACGAaactttgttgttttattcatttggcaAGTTAATAGTAACGTCtcaattaatatcgtagcaaaactattttatttgtttgcgtgtattttgttgttttattttttggggcattaaatagtaacaccacaattaatatcgtaacacaactatttttttccttcatatattttgttgttctaaaaatacgattataaattgtatgtcaactatttttctggacttagGGTGGTTAGAGTATCCGACTCATAATCTCTGGGTGGTTAGTTCAAATCCCGCTTTTGcagatgatatttttctttttttttttttgttaaatgttgatttTAAGTCTATAGATTTTCCTCTACAAAAAGCATTCTTCTGTGGCCTAGTGGTTAGAGTGCTTGACTCCGATGGTTGCGGCCCTGGTTCGATTCCCAGCGGAGGCTTTCTATAAATAACttccatataaattaatataacaaattaaattaaaaaaaaaaaagttaaaaacataattaaaaaaaaaacaacaattttttttcgggttaaatactattttgtaggtCATCCACTATTTTATAGGTAATCTCCTACTTTTTGggacattttccattttttatgggttggggcagttttcactattaaatagttgattttacatagtttttttttgtgtgtataattTAAGGTTgatcttatttttaaacatactttttgttttgctgtaCTTTTTGATTCAATCGTTATCCCTAAAAATACTAAGAAATATTATGTTCCAATTATCAAGGTGCTTATCTGCGACGAACCCAGCACCGGATTGGATCCCAGCGCCCGGCGGGAGCTGTGGAAACTAATTCTGGAGGCGAAGGAGGGCCGTACTATCCTTTTGACCACCCACCAATTGGACGACGGGGAGGTCCTCGGAGACCGCATTGTCATTATTAGCGATGGTCAGCTTCGATGCATTGGATCGCTGCCATTTCTCAAGAAACATGTGGATGCCACCTGTCTCTTAACCTGTGAAACTAGAAAACGATGTGACGTGGCAAAGCTAAATTCTTTGATATCCCGTCATATGGGTGAAATCAGGCCGACAACCACAAGAGGGCGAGATGTTTGCTACAAACTGCCGCTTAGCAAGTCAAATTCGTTTTCCTCGTTATTTAAGGATTTGGAGAACCATATGAATGAGTTGGGTGTACGGGGATTCGGCATGAGCTCCGTGAGTCTCGAAGAGATTTTCATGACCTTCGGCGCGGAGGACTCGCGCTCTCGAAAGCCTGGAGGTGCGGAGAAAAGagatgatgacgacgacgacgacgacgatgatgatgatgatgatgatgaggatgAGGCTGCGAATAAGTGCTGTGGAAATTTAGTGAGACACTGGTGGGCGATGATGATCAAGAAGACTCTTTCTCTTTATGACAGCaaggtaattattttttaaaactcaatAATTATTCTCTACGAAATACACCGCTATTCATTATAAAGAATCTAATTGAAATATGTTTCTGATTTCCACATAATAAAAGATTTACTTCCTGCTGCTTCTGTCGCTCCCTATCATTTACTACTTGACAACGCTTTTGAAGGATAAAGATCCGGAGgatttgggaaaaataaccaTGAATATTGGCGAATACGGAGGCGACAGGGTCACCGTTTTGGTGTCAGAGCAGGCAAACACATCCTTAGGCGGAATACGTACTTCGCATCGAGTCGCGGGAATGATCGGGAATGACATCAAATCAAAAGTGATATCAGAGCCAGTCGACGTCTACACAAAGAACGCATTTAAGACGAGAAAGGGAAAGGGTGAGATTACCTTTATGCCGATGGCGGTCACCATTGGAACCCCTCTGATCGGCTGGGTCGGACCCCAGCACTATGTTCATGCTGCGCCCATGGCTCTTAATCTAATCTACAATGTCATGGCCCAGGAGCTCCTTGGACCAAAAATCTCAATAGAGGTATCAAGCGctccatttaaaaaaagaaggaaagtGGAATATTTATCCCCCGATACCTCTAGAATACCAATATACGTATTAATCTATTTGATCATTGCAATGATCCTGTTCTCGAACGGGATTATCCGAGAGAGAGTCTCGCATATGAAGATGCAGCAGGAGGTGTCCGGACTGGGCATGCTCACATATTGGCTGAGTCACCTGCTCTTTGACATGGTGGTCTTTTTGATCTTGGCACTGGCCCTGTTGCTTCCACTCTACAAATATGCCCCCTGGGATATGCTGCTGCTCGTTCTGTTTTTCATCGGACTGGCGGGCCtgatatttacatatttcttAACGTTGGCGTTTTCGGCCACATTCCTAGCTATATCTTTGATCCTAATTGCGGGTATGGGCCGAGATTCAAGTGGAATGTATTTGGCTTGGCAGCACTACCTATAATTAAGAATAAGTTTTAACtagatggtttttttttgttaaattggcGTCTGCTTTGCGCCCAACCAAATATGTAGATCCAATTGAAAATATGTTCCTATccattttaatcattaaccTTCGTCTTTCAGCTTACCTAGCAGTATTCGTTATGTTTATTCTTGGATTACTGGCggtgtttaataattttgtttatgccaTTTTCTATGTTGCTTACCTGCATCCTATGTTAGCCGGTTACTTTTGCCTAAGCAAATGCTTCCAATTTTTGTACATGTGCGGATCCTACAACTTAGTGCCAGAACTAAGTGACGGACATTTAAATTGCGTTAACCCCTTAGCTATCTTAGAGCAggagtgtgtgtgcgaaagTGAGTCACAAAAATGCTAGAAGCCGACAGTAACCTAACGTATTATTCACAGATCCAATGACTTGGCCGGAGATGATTATCATGATTGTTGGGGCTATCATTTTCTGgctaataataatgtttattGAGTACGGCAGCTGTGTTTGGTACAGTTTCAAGGGCGTTTGCACATTTGCACGAAAGAGTCCAATTGAAGATCCCAAAGTCGCTAGGAAGGCAGAGAAAATTCAAGCTATGGATGCTGATCAAATAGGAAGCCGGGCACTGGTCGTAAGAGaggttacaaaaaaatattgctgcgGTCCTCTAGCCGTCAACAATATTTCCTTTGCTCTCAGGCCGTAAGTAACTCATTTGTCGTCTGTAAAAATATCTTCAgttctttctttattttccataACTTACttaaaactttctttttttccaggcACTATTGTGTCGGACTGCTAGGCCCCAATGGAGCCGGAAAGACAAGTACGTTCAAAATGATTGTGGGCGAGCAATCAATTGACATGGGTAATATTTTCATCACGGGCTACAGCATGAAAACTAGGCGCAACAAGGCGATGAAGGAACTAGGCTACTGCCCTCAGTTTGACTCGTCCTTTGAGTTTCTTACTGGTCGCCAGTTATTGAATTTCTACCTTCTGTTGCGTGGCACTCCAATTAAAAAGTTGAAGGAGCGATGTGAACTACTGGCTGATCAGTTTGGATTTAAGAAGCACTTGgataaaaaggtaaatatttgcACTAGTAAAGTGGTTTATACtaaatttttatcaaaatatccTTTGTTGTCTCCAGATTAGCTACTACAGCGGTGGAACCAAGCGGAAAATCAACGCTGCGATCGCGTGTAGAGCGAAGTCACTCATTTGCTTGGACGAGCCGAGTGCCGGAGTGGATCCTGCATCGCGGCGTCACGTTTGGACCATCATCGACGAGTTGGCCGACAAGGGCAAGGCCGTGTTGCTCACCTCTCATAATATGGACGAGATAAACGCCCTTTGCTCGAAAAGCGTTATCCTAGCGGGGGGCAAAATCTACGCCATGGGGTCGATACAGCACGTcaaaaacaaagttgccaaaGGAATGATGCTTAAGACGGTTGTAGTTGTAAGAGCGGAAGTGTAAGTTCTAAGCTCAATCACAGcatctttgaatattttattgattttctcTCCAGAATGGCGAGTGTACTCTCGAAAATTGAGGATGAAGTAAAGAAAGCCTATCCCAATGCAATTATTAAGTGAGTATGTCTTCGAGACTATAGAACTTTGTTCCTTTGGATATACCTAATTCATCAATGATCATAAgcaattaatttcttttttttgttttagagaAAAGTATGAGTTTAGTGGCAGGCTTACATTCCAAATCCCCGAAGAAGGCAGCAGCTGGTCGcagatttataattttgttgaaaacAATCGAAACTCCTGGCAGCTGGCTGATTATTCAATTATACAGGTATCGTTGGAAGATGTCTTCGAGGAGATTGCCGAAGAGAG
It contains:
- the LOC108056920 gene encoding phospholipid-transporting ATPase ABCA3 isoform X3, encoding MPVHKAPNCMVKLLLLVWKNFSLLPGRPCYIISLFIFFAILPFLCMLLRVIKDLRKQVTVPEPLPTVGLLKSFPENIYYAPQTNMLTSLVEQLKKTKVTGFKNSIKLHEALVGFDGMSVIGIQFDHGYLEWPDKLSFALRAPIKSGADAEDMLSKEGSLLYQSNFLSVQQALSQAHITYKLKQLGKDRENITFPEIRDLPSPLIYKSKYSFALQSLAKLVIEIIIFFVVVSSTKYIVQEKELQLKETLHLLGVGSGLQWLAWYIQNFIVLSIGSAIITFCWKITLTKEGISFLPFTHWSIVLFVLLVLSHCMICFSFLMSSLISTTRHVSLITILTLFATNLPFWVFHSVGCAEGLSAFVGLFILSGLSLLATSVTDWESYGDGLQWDNLFVTSWPGDSICVGYILLVMLLASLLSLIICLYVEKIRPGSYGVSRPWHFLCTCCCPTESLVPYKRVLNRILGMHRATPDVERHEPKFFEADPQDKTAGVQIRGLSKTFGKMEVVKSVSFDMFEDQITVLMGHNGAGKTTLISMLTGFLSPTSGTALVNGYDIRKERNKARSCIGLCPQQNALFKNLSSAKHIWLFSRLRGLRGAEVKAEVDKYLEKLNLQERRKTAARNLSGGTQRRLSVACSLCGGVKVLICDEPSTGLDPSARRELWKLILEAKEGRTILLTTHQLDDGEVLGDRIVIISDGQLRCIGSLPFLKKHVDATCLLTCETRKRCDVAKLNSLISRHMGEIRPTTTRGRDVCYKLPLSKSNSFSSLFKDLENHMNELGVRGFGMSSVSLEEIFMTFGAEDSRSRKPGGAEKRDDDDDDDDDDDDDDDEDEAANKCCGNLVRHWWAMMIKKTLSLYDSKIYFLLLLSLPIIYYLTTLLKDKDPEDLGKITMNIGEYGGDRVTVLVSEQANTSLGGIRTSHRVAGMIGNDIKSKVISEPVDVYTKNAFKTRKGKGEITFMPMAVTIGTPLIGWVGPQHYVHAAPMALNLIYNVMAQELLGPKISIENTNIRINLFDHCNDPVLERDYPRESLAYEDAAGGVRTGHAHILAESPAL
- the LOC108056920 gene encoding phospholipid-transporting ATPase ABCA3 isoform X1; protein product: MPVHKAPNCMVKLLLLVWKNFSLLPGRPCYIISLFIFFAILPFLCMLLRVIKDLRKQVTVPEPLPTVGLLKSFPENIYYAPQTNMLTSLVEQLKKTKVTGFKNSIKLHEALVGFDGMSVIGIQFDHGYLEWPDKLSFALRAPIKSGADAEDMLSKEGSLLYQSNFLSVQQALSQAHITYKLKQLGKDRENITFPEIRDLPSPLIYKSKYSFALQSLAKLVIEIIIFFVVVSSTKYIVQEKELQLKETLHLLGVGSGLQWLAWYIQNFIVLSIGSAIITFCWKITLTKEGISFLPFTHWSIVLFVLLVLSHCMICFSFLMSSLISTTRHVSLITILTLFATNLPFWVFHSVGCAEGLSAFVGLFILSGLSLLATSVTDWESYGDGLQWDNLFVTSWPGDSICVGYILLVMLLASLLSLIICLYVEKIRPGSYGVSRPWHFLCTCCCPTESLVPYKRVLNRILGMHRATPDVERHEPKFFEADPQDKTAGVQIRGLSKTFGKMEVVKSVSFDMFEDQITVLMGHNGAGKTTLISMLTGFLSPTSGTALVNGYDIRKERNKARSCIGLCPQQNALFKNLSSAKHIWLFSRLRGLRGAEVKAEVDKYLEKLNLQERRKTAARNLSGGTQRRLSVACSLCGGVKVLICDEPSTGLDPSARRELWKLILEAKEGRTILLTTHQLDDGEVLGDRIVIISDGQLRCIGSLPFLKKHVDATCLLTCETRKRCDVAKLNSLISRHMGEIRPTTTRGRDVCYKLPLSKSNSFSSLFKDLENHMNELGVRGFGMSSVSLEEIFMTFGAEDSRSRKPGGAEKRDDDDDDDDDDDDDDDEDEAANKCCGNLVRHWWAMMIKKTLSLYDSKIYFLLLLSLPIIYYLTTLLKDKDPEDLGKITMNIGEYGGDRVTVLVSEQANTSLGGIRTSHRVAGMIGNDIKSKVISEPVDVYTKNAFKTRKGKGEITFMPMAVTIGTPLIGWVGPQHYVHAAPMALNLIYNVMAQELLGPKISIEVSSAPFKKRRKVEYLSPDTSRIPIYVLIYLIIAMILFSNGIIRERVSHMKMQQEVSGLGMLTYWLSHLLFDMVVFLILALALLLPLYKYAPWDMLLLVLFFIGLAGLIFTYFLTLAFSATFLAISLILIAAYLAVFVMFILGLLAVFNNFVYAIFYVAYLHPMLAGYFCLSKCFQFLYMCGSYNLVPELSDGHLNCVNPLAILEQECVCENPMTWPEMIIMIVGAIIFWLIIMFIEYGSCVWYSFKGVCTFARKSPIEDPKVARKAEKIQAMDADQIGSRALVVREVTKKYCCGPLAVNNISFALRPHYCVGLLGPNGAGKTSTFKMIVGEQSIDMGNIFITGYSMKTRRNKAMKELGYCPQFDSSFEFLTGRQLLNFYLLLRGTPIKKLKERCELLADQFGFKKHLDKKISYYSGGTKRKINAAIACRAKSLICLDEPSAGVDPASRRHVWTIIDELADKGKAVLLTSHNMDEINALCSKSVILAGGKIYAMGSIQHVKNKVAKGMMLKTVVVVRAEVMASVLSKIEDEVKKAYPNAIIKEKYEFSGRLTFQIPEEGSSWSQIYNFVENNRNSWQLADYSIIQVSLEDVFEEIAEERRYR
- the LOC108056920 gene encoding phospholipid-transporting ATPase ABCA3 isoform X2, encoding MPVHKAPNCMVKLLLLVWKNFSLLPGRPCYIISLFIFFAILPFLCMLLRVIKDLRKQVTVPEPLPTVGLLKSFPENIYYAPQTNMLTSLVEQLKKTKVTGFKNSIKLHEALVGFDGMSVIGIQFDHGYLEWPDKLSFALRAPIKSGADAEDMLSKEGSLLYQSNFLSVQQALSQAHITYKLKQLGKDRENITFPEIRDLPSPLIYKSKYSFALQSLAKLVIEIIIFFVVVSSTKYIVQEKELQLKETLHLLGVGSGLQWLAWYIQNFIVLSIGSAIITFCWKITLTKEGISFLPFTHWSIVLFVLLVLSHCMICFSFLMSSLISTTRHVSLITILTLFATNLPFWVFHSVGCAEGLSAFVGLFILSGLSLLATSVTDWESYGDGLQWDNLFVTSWPGDSICVGYILLVMLLASLLSLIICLYVEKIRPGSYGVSRPWHFLCTCCCPTESLVPYKRVLNRILGMHRATPDVERHEPKFFEADPQDKTAGVQIRGLSKTFGKMEVVKSVSFDMFEDQITVLMGHNGAGKTTLISMLTGFLSPTSGTALVNGYDIRKERNKARSCIGLCPQQNALFKNLSSAKHIWLFSRLRGLRGAEVKAEVDKYLEKLNLQERRKTAARNLSGGTQRRLSVACSLCGGVKVLICDEPSTGLDPSARRELWKLILEAKEGRTILLTTHQLDDGEVLGDRIVIISDGQLRCIGSLPFLKKHVDATCLLTCETRKRCDVAKLNSLISRHMGEIRPTTTRGRDVCYKLPLSKSNSFSSLFKDLENHMNELGVRGFGMSSVSLEEIFMTFGAEDSRSRKPGGAEKRDDDDDDDDDDDDDDDEDEAANKCCGNLVRHWWAMMIKKTLSLYDSKIYFLLLLSLPIIYYLTTLLKDKDPEDLGKITMNIGEYGGDRVTVLVSEQANTSLGGIRTSHRVAGMIGNDIKSKVISEPVDVYTKNAFKTRKGKGEITFMPMAVTIGTPLIGWVGPQHYVHAAPMALNLIYNVMAQELLGPKISIEVSSAPFKKRRKVEYLSPDTSRIPIYVLIYLIIAMILFSNGIIRERVSHMKMQQEVSGLGMLTYWLSHLLFDMVVFLILALALLLPLYKYAPWDMLLLVLFFIGLAGLIFTYFLTLAFSATFLAISLILIAAYLAVFVMFILGLLAVFNNFVYAIFYVAYLHPMLAGYFCLSKCFQFLYMCGSYNLVPELSDGHLNCVNPLAILEQECVCENPMTWPEMIIMIVGAIIFWLIIMFIEYGSCVWYSFKGVCTFARKSPIEDPKVARKAEKIQAMDADQIGSRALVVREVTKKYCCGPLAVNNISFALRPHYCVGLLGPNGAGKTT